The Zingiber officinale cultivar Zhangliang chromosome 9A, Zo_v1.1, whole genome shotgun sequence genome window below encodes:
- the LOC122021413 gene encoding lanC-like protein GCL2 produces the protein MADRFFPNSLPEFVVEEEGAITGSTLLDLLHLPYPKLADKLLNSALHLKKKVVEETWLRSGRGARDYTLYTGALGTAFLLFKAYHVTKNRADLDLCAEIVIACHQASQGSPLVTFICGKAGVCALGAVVAKEAGDEGLLNLYLSSFREIKFPHDVPNELLYGRAGYLWSCSFLNKHIGEGTIPSTHMRSIAKDMIMDGKRLASKSNCPLMYEWNGERYWGAAHGLVGIMHALMDVNLNEDDLQYVKGTLNYMINNRFISGNYPSTEGFNADCLVHWCHGAPGVALTLTKAAQVLQDHKFLQAAEEAADVVWERGLLKRVGICHGMSGNVYVFLSLYRLTGNMKYLGRAKAFVCFLLDLADNLIAEGMMHGGDHPYSLFEGQAGMAYLFLDMINLSEARFPAYEL, from the exons ATGGCCGATCGCTTCTTCCCCAACAGTCTGCCGGAGTTTGTGGTAGAGGAAGAAGGCGCAATCACCGGATCTACTCTTCTCGACCTTCTCCACCTCCCATACCCCAAATTGGCCGACAAGTTGCTTAATTCCGCCCTCCATCTCAAGAAAAAG GTGGTGGAGGAGACATGGCTGCGAAGTGGGCGCGGCGCACGGGACTATACTCTCTACACCGGTGCACTAGGGACAGCTTTTCTGTTGTTCAAGGCTTACCATGTGACCAAAAATCGGGCCGACCTCGATCTCTGCGCTGAGATCGTCATCGCGTGTCATCAAGCATCTCAGGGTTCACC GTTAGTGACGTTCATATGTGGAAAGGCCGGCGTCTGTGCTCTTGGCGCTGTGGTGGCAAAGGAAGCTGGAGACGAGGGCTTGCTCAATCTCTATTTGAGCTCGTTTAGAGAG ATTAAATTTCCTCACGATGTCCCCAATGAGCTTTTATATGGAAGAGCGGGCTACTTGTGGTCGTGTTCTTTCTTAAATAAACACATCGGCGAGGGAACAATTCCCTCAACTCATATG AGATCAATAGCTAAGGACATGATTATGGATGGAAAAAGATTAGCCAGCAAGAGCAACTGCCCATTGATGTATGAGTGGAACGGTGAGAGGTACTGGGGGGCGGCCCATGGCCTTGTTGGGATCATGCATGCTTTGATGGATGTTAATCTCAATGAAGATGACCTGCAATATGTTAAGGGCACCCTTAACTACATGATTAACAACCGGTTCATCAGCGGGAACTACCCATCAACCGAGGGATTCAATGCAGATTGTCTTGTGCATTGGTGCCATGGTGCACCTGGTGTTGCTCTCACCCTCACCAAAGCTGCTCAG GTACTCCAGGATCATAAGTTtcttcaagcagcagaagaagCTGCTGATGTGGTGTGGGAACGAGGCTTGCTGAAGAGAGTGGGAATTTGCCATGGCATGAGTGGAAATGTGTATGTTTTCCTATCGCTTTACAGACTAACTGGCAATATGAAGTACTTGGGTCGTGCAAAGGCATTTGTTTGTTTTCTGCTGGATTTGGCTGATAATTTGATCGCAGAAGGGATGATGCACGGTGGTGATCATCCTTATTCACTTTTTGAAGGACAAGCCGGAATGGCTTACCTCTTCTTGGACATGATTAATCTTTCCGAGGCAAGGTTTCCTGCATATGAACTTTGA
- the LOC122020091 gene encoding microtubule-associated protein RP/EB family member 1C-like: protein MATTIGMMDSAYFVGRNEILSWINSTLHLNLSKVEEAASGAVQCQLMDAVHSGMVPMHKVNFDAKSEYEMIQNYKVLQDVFNKLKITKHIEVNKLIKGRPLDNLEFMQWMKRYCDSVNGGIMGKYNAVERRDACKGGKEANKKTAPSQSSVRSSSSAPKTQASHGTKKGDSHAMNSSHKATKPAANSATQAYDEQITELKLFVDSLEKERDFYFGKLRDIEILCQNPEIEHLPIVTAIQKILYAADDSHSVVAEAQAMITQHQQQAETPCTLSPILEASEERPKPKRKDINTLEFDMAASSTLSPKQKFSDISDVHYCGSPLTNY, encoded by the exons ATGGCGACCACGATCGGGATGATGGACTCAGCGTACTTCGTCGGGCGGAACGAGATCCTGTCCTGGATCAACTCCACCCTCCATCTCAACCTTTCCAAGGTCGAAGAG GCGGCATCGGGGGCGGTGCAGTGTCAGCTGATGGACGCCGTGCACTCGGGGATGGTGCCGATGCACAAGGTGAACTTTGACGCGAAAAGCGAGTACGAGATGATCCAGAACTACAAGGTCCTTCAGGATGTATTCAACAAACTCAAGATCACTAAG CACATCGAAGTAAACAAGCTCATTAAAGGAAGGCCATTAGATAATTTGGAGTTCATGCAGTGGATGAAGAGATATTGCGATTCTGTCAATGGTGGCATCATGGGCAA ATATAATGCTGTGGAGCGAAGGGATGCTTGCAAAGGAGGCAAAGAAGCAAACAAGAAGACAGCACCTTCGCAATCATCTGTAAGATCATCCTCATCTGCCCCTAAAACTCAAGCCTCGCATGGAACAAAAAAAGGCGACAGTCATGCTATGAATTCTTCACATAAAGCCACAAAACCTGCAGCAAATTCTGCAACTCAAGCTTATGATGAGCAG ATCACGGAACTGAAGCTCTTTGTGGATAGTTTGGAGAAAGAAAGGGACTTCTACTTTGGAAAATTAAGGGATATTGAAATCTTGTGCCAGAACCCTGAGATTGAGCACTTACCA ATTGTTACTGCTATCCAAAAGATACTCTATGCGGCAGATGATAGTCATTCAGTAGTGGCAGAAGCTCAGGCGATGATAACGCAGCACCAGCAGCAGGCTGAAACGCCTTGCACTCTCAGTCCTATCCTAGAAGCCTCTGAGGAGAGGCCGAAGCCAAAGAGAAAAGATATCAATACCCTTGAGTTCGACATGGCAGCCAGCTCCACGCTGTCCCCCAAGCAGAAGTTCTCTGACATCTCCGACGTCCATTACTGTGGCTCTCCGCTCACAAACTACTGA